One part of the Lycium ferocissimum isolate CSIRO_LF1 chromosome 8, AGI_CSIRO_Lferr_CH_V1, whole genome shotgun sequence genome encodes these proteins:
- the LOC132067165 gene encoding uncharacterized protein LOC132067165 has product MIVRWWITALQLTELFVSSLVHLAYGFYIFSTAVAGDLSQALSDCFYKTNFEVNEDPKDNITSAKDLPPIVLVHGIFGFGKGRLGGLSYFAGAEKKDDRVLVPDLGSLTSIYDRARELFYYLKGGQVDYGEEHSKACGHSQFGRIYEQGHYPEWDEDHPIHFVGHSAGAQVVRVLQQMLADKAFKGYENTSEKWVLSITALSGAFNGTTRTYFDGMHPEDGKSLRPVSLLQLCRVGVIIYDWFDIPWLKNYYNFGFDHFNLSWRKIGIWGLIDCLLGNAGPFATGDWILPDLTLQGSIKLNSHLHTFPNTYYFSYATKRTSKVMGLTVPSGILGIHPLLFIRVLQMSLWRHPPDVPPPYKGYRDEDWWDNDGALNTISMTHPRFPVEHPSQLVVKDSDCQPLQPGIWYYKIVEGDHILFIVNRERAGVQFDLIYDSIFERCRKHAFRKNPTMPNHII; this is encoded by the exons atgatAGTAAGGTGGTGGATAACAGCACTGCAATTAACAGAGCTGTTTGTGAGTTCTTTGGTTCATTTGGCTTATGGTTTTTACATATTTAGCACAGCTGTGGCTGGTGATCTTTCACAAGCATTAAGTGATTGTTTTTACAAGACTAATTTTGAGGTTAATGAAGATCCAAAGGATAATATTACAAGTGCTAAAGATCTGCCTCCCATTGTGTTGGTTCATGGAATCTTTGGTTTTGGAAAAGGG AGATTAGGAGGGCTTTCATATTTTGCTGGTGCAGAGAAGAAGGATGATAGGGTTCTTGTGCCTGATTTGGGCTCTCTAACTAGCATATATGACAG GGCTCGAGAAttgttttattatttgaaaGGAGGGCAGGTTGATTATGGGGAAGAACATAGTAAAGCTTGTGGGCATTCCCAATTTGGACGAATTTATGAACAAG GACATTACCCGGAATGGGATGAAGATCACCCTATTCATTTTGTTGGGCATTCAGCTGGAGCACAGGTTGTTCGAGTTTTGCAACAAATGCTAGCTGACAAG GCATTTAAGGGTTATGAGAACACTTCCGAGAAGTGGGTCTTAAGCATCACAGCACTGTCTGGAGCGTTCAACGGGACTACAAGAACCTATTTTGATGGAATGCA TCCTGAAGATGGGAAGTCGTTGAGGCCAGTGTCTTTGCTTCAGCTTTGCCGGGTTGGAGTAATAATTTACGATTGGTTTGACATACCGTGGCTAAAGAACTATTACAACTTTGGGTTTGACCACTTCAACTTATCCTGGAGAAAAATAGGAATATGGGGTCTTATTGACTGTCTCTTAGGAAATGCTGGTCCATTTGCTACAGGGGATTGGATACTCCCAGATCTTACCCTCCAGGGTTCAATCAAGTTGAACAGCCACTTGCATACGTTTCCTAACACATACTACTTCAGCTATGCTACTAAGCGTACCAGCAAAGTCATGGGGCTAACTGTCCCTTCTGGCATACTAGGAATACATCCTCTGCTCTTCATCCGAGTCCTCCAAATGAGCCTATGGCGCCATCCTCCAGATGTACCTCCCCCATATAAGGGCTATAG GGATGAAGATTGGTGGGACAATGATGGAGCACTGAACACTATATCTATGACACATCCTCGTTTCCCGGTTGAGCACCCAAGTCAACTGGTTGTTAAAGATTCTGATTGCCAGCCTTTGCAACCTGGCATCTG GTACTATAAGATTGTTGAAGGTGATCACATTCTTTTCATTGTGAATCGGGAAAGAGCTGGAGTTCAATTTGATTTGATCTATGACAGCATATTTGAGCGCTGCAGGAAGCATGCCTTCAGAAAAAATCCAACGATGCCAAACCATATAATTTAA
- the LOC132066590 gene encoding L-tryptophan--pyruvate aminotransferase 1-like: MCGTDACLIKCSPVPSATTETRENGTRDTLININLDHGDPTMYESYWKKMGNKCDITFSGYESLSYFANGKSLCWFLESKLEEEIKRQHNVVGNAIVDDYYIIVGTGSSQLLQAALYALSPTDEPEPISVVSAAPFYSSYPEVTDFVRSGLYKWAGDAKQFDKDRPYIEFITSPNNPDGVIREPVVNGDQGILIHDLAYYWPQYTAITSPANYDVMLFTVSKCTGHAGSRIGWALVRDKEVARKMTKFMEISTIGVSKEAQLRAAKILGVLSDSCLDPTLDNFFEYSQSIMTQRWQRLREVVKANDLFTLQKYPLQYCLFTRDFYESHPAFAWLMCKGSEEDCEKLLKGHKIQTRSGRKFGSDPRYVRISMLSRDEDFNIFLQRLMAIQGLTNGN, translated from the exons atgtgTGGAACAGATGCTTGCCTTATCAAGTGTTCTCCAGTCCCTTCTGCCACTACTGAAACAAGAGAGAATGGGACTAGGGACACTCTCATCAATATCAATCTGGATCA TGGTGATCCAACAATGTACGAGTCATATTGGAAAAAAATGGGGAACAAATGTGACATAACATTCAGTGGTTACGAGTCATTGAGTTATTTTGCTAATGGTAAGAGCTTGTGCTGGTTCTTGGAATCAAAACTGGAGGAAGAAATCAAGAGGCAGCACAATGTGGTTGGAAATGCAATAGTggatgattattatattattgttggGACTGGATCCAGCCAACTTCTTCAGGCTGCACTTTATGCTCTTTCTCCTACAGATGAACCTGAACCAATCAGTGTAGTTTCAGCTGCACCTTTCTATTCG TCATATCCAGAAGTGACTGATTTTGTGAGGTCAGGGCTATACAAATGGGCAGGAGATGCAAAACAATTTGACAAAGATAGACCGTATATTGAGTTCATTACATCTCCAAATAACCCTGATGGGGTTATTAGAGAGCCTGTAGTTAATGGAGATCAAGGGATATTAATCCATGATTTAGCTTATTATTGGCCACAGTACACTGCTATTACCTCACCTGCCAACTATGATGTTATGCTCTTTACAGTTTCCAAATGCACTGGCCATGCTGGTTCCAGAATTGG TTGGGCACTTGTTAGGGACAAAGAGGTGGCAAGGAAGATGACAAAATTCATGGAGATTAGCACAATTGGGGTATCAAAGGAAGCTCAACTCAGAGCTGCAAAGATTCTTGGAGTGCTTTCTGATAGCTGTTTGGATCCCACATTGGATAACTTCTTTGAATACAGTCAGTCTATTATGACTCAAAGATGGCAAAGGTTAAGAGAAGTTGTTAAGGCCAATGACCTTTTTACCCTCCAGAAGTACCCTCTTCAGTATTGCCTCTTCACAAGAGACTTCTATGAATCACACCCTG CATTTGCATGGCTAATGTGCAAAGGAAGTGAAGAGGACTGTGAGAAACTTCTTAAAGGACATAAGATTCAAACAAGGAGTGGAAGAAAATTTGGGAGTGATCCAAGATATGTTAGGATAAGTATGTTGAGTAGAGATGAAGACTTCAATATTTTTCTGCAGAGGCTTATGGCTATTCAAGGACTTACAAATGGAAATTAA